A window of the Lactuca sativa cultivar Salinas chromosome 7, Lsat_Salinas_v11, whole genome shotgun sequence genome harbors these coding sequences:
- the LOC111895649 gene encoding AP-3 complex subunit sigma, whose protein sequence is MIRAVIIMNDEGKPRLVKFYDHQPMEKQQEIIRSIYGVLCSRAENVSNFVQADSTFGKDTRLVYKTFATLYFIVIFDDSENELAILDLMQVFVETLDKCFSNVCELDIVFNFNKVHTILDEIILGGQVVEMNSSEIVKAVNDISGLEKSQNSILRVSKSISGWQGR, encoded by the exons ATGATACGAGCGGTGATAATAATGAACGACGAAGGCAAGCCTCGCCTCGTCAAATTCTACGACCATCAG CCTATGGAGAAACAACAAGAAATCATTCGTAGCATCTATGGAG TTCTATGCAGTAGAGCAGAGAATGTGAGCAATTTTGTTCAAGCAGATTCTACTTTTGGAAAG GATACGCGACTTGTATACAAGACTTTTGCTACGTTGTATTTCATTGTCATATTTGATGATTCTGAAAATGAGCTTGCAATTCTTGATCTTATGCAAg TATTTGTGGAGACATTAGACAAATGTTTCAGTAATGTTTGTGAACTCGATATAGTCTTCAATTTCAACAAG GTACATACTATTCTTGATGAAATTATTTTGGGAGGTCAAGTTGTTGAAATGAACTCTTCTGAAATTGTCAAAGCAGTCAATGACATATCTGG ATTGGAGAAGAGCCAGAATTCAATCCTTCGAGTTTCAAAGTCGATATCTGGTTGGCAAGGGCGATAA